GAGTGCAAGTTCCCACTGCTGGAATGCCGCGACCGCCGTATTGACGATGGTACCGTTCATACCTCTTTGATTCCAATCAGCACCGTGCTCGACCGCCATCAGAATACGCTTTTTCTTTAGTTCCAGGGAAATGGGCGCCCGGACAAGCATGTGAAGCAGGGGCTGTTTGTGGGGACCCACTATGGATGGATCTCCTCCATGTTGAAGCACCGCTTCATAAGGGCCAACGAAATAGGACTGGGCGGCAAGTGTGGTCACCGAATCGCCGACGGCAAACGCATTGGGGGCATTTAGCCGGGTGGTGGTCTTGACGTTGGGATCGGACCCGCGTTCCAGAAGAAGTTGAAATCGTTCTGGCTGGTTGTCCACAAACGCCCAAAGAAGCGGTGTGGCACCACCTTCACCGATCGCGTTGACATCAACGCCTTCAGTAATCAGTCGCTTCATTTTTGCAATGTCATTGGCCTCAATCGCACTACAGAGTTCGACGACCGCCGAGTCATTGAAGAAGTCTTCGGCTTCCCAACCAACCGCTTGATGGAACGTCCGTTTCACTCCGGGGATTTTCGGCATTGTGAAATCTTCCATGCAGCCTGATAGTGGGAGTATCAATAAAGCAATGCAAAAGCAGGGCGGAAAATAGCCCCATGAGCCCCTGTTACGTTGGTTCGTTTTCATCTTAAAACTCGTACCCGTAAATATCCCAACCCGTGGCTTCGTCGACGAATACGCCGTATTGGTAGTAGAGTGTGGTGTGAGACAAGCCCATCGTGTAGCCGATACTTCCCAAGTCGTAAATGATCGAGGCAATCCCTGCACCGGACGCTACCTTAGCGGCGAGACTCAACGAGCCCAAGGCCATATCCCAATCGACGGGACCGTCCATCTTAATTCGGACGAAGAAAAGGTGTCCGACGAAGAAAAGGTGTCCGGTACCGATTAGCCACTCTACTGCACCGACGAAGAAAAGGTGTCCGGTACCGATTAGCCACTCTACTGCACCGGAGAACGCGGTAGAGATCACAGTTTTGGTGGCCGTGGAACGTTTCGATCGCGTTCCAAGCGGTTAGGCTTCTTTGAAAAGCAAGAGAACACATTGTGTTGCCCGCATTCATCGCTCGTTAGCGGTAGCACTCTTGAGCGTTCGCGGGGGCACAAGATTGTTCACGACGCTGATTGTGACCGAAGCAAACTAGATTGAAAGACGCGCCGCCTAATTATACGGTGGGGAAGTCGTACTGCCCAACGAGGCTTCCCCGGCCTAGCGTCGAAACATTGTTAGCGGACTCAGAGAAACGCCCAGGCAGATTGCTTTTTCGAAAACGTACAGGCCGACCGCGAAATGAAGACGGCATTCGTGTCCATTAGCGAGATTCGCGGGCAGATCAGTGTTAGGGAATGCCCGCTAATCACGCGAACCAACGCGAATGTCTCGTGCCGAAAGTGATCGCGTTGCACGCACAACCCACGATTCGCGTTCGCGAACGATTATGGATGAGTCGGGATTCACAAAGTTGTAAACGAGTGAAGTTCGGCCGGTTCCGACCGTCCTTCCCTCGCGGTTTGGTGGGCTTGTACGGTAGAAACCGGGCGTGCGTTTTCGCACAGGCTCCTCGCCCGACTCTTTTTTGAATGTCTCGCATTTCGGGGCACCACAATTCATCGCGTTGTAAATCGCGTTGGCTGCGTCGGTTCGCTTTTGTCTGGGGATCAGACAAGCTTATCAGCCCCCAAACCTTGGAACGATGAATCCTGGCACCCCTATTTTGAACGTAGCGTCTAAACGATTGCGGGCTGACTGGCTCTCTACAGTTCGCCCATGCCGGTTCGGATCGTTTTCAATCGTTTAAGTAACAACAACATGTGCCCGCTCTCGAACATCGCTGCGAGATGTCCTTCGCAGAACCGGTTTGCTCGAACATGGGTGGTGAATAGCCTGCGGATCGTTTGAGCGTCCGCGGTTTCGATATTCGATGGGGTGTCGATGAAGGTTTTGGCCGTGTCTTGCCACTCCGTCCATCGACACTGAGGCGATACCCAGTCTTGAAGATTGACTGCGTTTAAGAACTCCTTGGTTTCATCCGAAAATTGAAACCAAGGGAACTGCCCAGGGCGGCCTTTCCACTCCCCCGCAACAAATCCCTCTTCTTCCAATCGCGGCAGAAACGGAAGGATGGCATCGATTTGCTCGCGTGTGACGGGCGTCATTTGAAGATTGCTGTCGGCCATGATCGTTTCGTTCTTATTCTCGGTTAGCGGGCAAACACATAGGCGTCCGCGAGGCCGCCAGGTTGATTCCGAGTCCAAGCGGCTAGCCGGCGATTGAGTCCCAGATAGTTTACCTGACGAGGGCAAAGCGTGCAGGCGTCCTTGGGTGTTACAAAAGCGATTCAACTCGGGCTTTCGATGTCGCTGAGAATCCTTGCGTCTCGAGCAACTTCGCTACGGTCGTTGGCCGGGTTGCCAGGTTGAGAAGTCGGCTCCGGAACCAATGTCGATCATGAATGCATCCGGATTCACTAGCAGAAACAGAAGTGCCAAGACGGCGGGCAGAACGAGCAGAGCGAACATGCAAGCGACGAGGTTGAAGATGTAGG
The DNA window shown above is from Neorhodopirellula lusitana and carries:
- a CDS encoding ankyrin repeat domain-containing protein; protein product: MPKIPGVKRTFHQAVGWEAEDFFNDSAVVELCSAIEANDIAKMKRLITEGVDVNAIGEGGATPLLWAFVDNQPERFQLLLERGSDPNVKTTTRLNAPNAFAVGDSVTTLAAQSYFVGPYEAVLQHGGDPSIVGPHKQPLLHMLVRAPISLELKKKRILMAVEHGADWNQRGMNGTIVNTAVAAFQQWELALWLLERGVDPDVYRAGNYSKLVDSVVAKQDRLRPAREAAYSRLIEWLESDGQNINAARRDHSELIAIRSPPARKRFIDRKIREQVRQGLRPDPKLDAEAQDEWYAERRRAKRNKAE
- a CDS encoding DUF6508 domain-containing protein, which produces MNRFCNTQGRLHALPSSGKLSGTQSPASRLDSESTWRPRGRLCVCPLTENKNETIMADSNLQMTPVTREQIDAILPFLPRLEEEGFVAGEWKGRPGQFPWFQFSDETKEFLNAVNLQDWVSPQCRWTEWQDTAKTFIDTPSNIETADAQTIRRLFTTHVRANRFCEGHLAAMFESGHMLLLLKRLKTIRTGMGEL